A genomic stretch from Pseudothermotoga sp. includes:
- the ispH gene encoding 4-hydroxy-3-methylbut-2-enyl diphosphate reductase codes for MKLCVAENIGFCFGVERALEIVQECLKTERSVYTLGEIVHNKNVVERLKRQGLKIFRENEPVPKDAKDSVLIVRAHGVAPKVLNELEKNFKRVIDATCPIVLKLFDKAKRAKEESYVVVVFGDENHDEMKALKGYVEDAIVTETAIPLKDRVCVLSQTTMSLEDFLDFGAELLKSSEPREFLLLNTVCEITHKREIEVRNMARECDLIVVVGGKNSSNTKKLAKIASKMTKVLHVESASEIIDIDFKNFKKIGVTAGTSTPLEDVKTVVEKIQLGGRLYEGEHEYE; via the coding sequence ATGAAGCTGTGCGTTGCTGAAAACATTGGCTTTTGCTTCGGTGTAGAACGAGCACTCGAGATCGTACAGGAATGTTTGAAGACCGAGCGCAGTGTGTACACTCTCGGTGAGATCGTACACAACAAGAACGTGGTTGAAAGATTGAAACGTCAAGGGCTGAAGATCTTTCGCGAGAACGAACCTGTCCCAAAGGATGCGAAAGATTCTGTTCTCATCGTGAGAGCCCACGGCGTGGCTCCGAAAGTTCTGAACGAACTTGAAAAAAATTTCAAGAGAGTGATAGATGCGACTTGTCCGATCGTTCTAAAACTGTTCGATAAAGCCAAGCGGGCGAAGGAAGAAAGTTACGTTGTGGTCGTCTTCGGCGATGAAAACCACGATGAGATGAAGGCACTGAAAGGATATGTAGAAGATGCCATCGTTACTGAAACCGCTATCCCTTTGAAAGATAGAGTGTGCGTGCTTTCGCAAACTACCATGTCGTTGGAAGATTTTCTCGACTTTGGTGCAGAATTACTCAAATCATCTGAACCAAGGGAGTTTTTACTTTTGAACACTGTCTGTGAGATCACCCATAAACGTGAAATCGAGGTCAGAAATATGGCGAGGGAATGTGATTTGATCGTCGTCGTTGGAGGAAAAAACAGTTCGAACACCAAGAAGTTAGCGAAAATCGCCTCCAAAATGACGAAGGTTTTGCACGTCGAGAGTGCTTCTGAGATTATCGACATCGATTTCAAAAATTTCAAAAAGATCGGTGTGACGGCCGGTACGTCCACACCTTTAGAGGACGTGAAAACGGTCGTTGAGAAAATCCAACTGGGAGGTAGATTGTATGAAGGAGAACACGAGTATGAATGA
- the cmk gene encoding (d)CMP kinase, with amino-acid sequence MGSFLIAIDGPAGSGKSTIARLLAEKLGFNHLDTGAMYRAVSIYLHSKGFKPGDDLHDVLESIEIEYIDGQIYLNGKKVQEEDIRSAKAGQLASSFATLPEVRNKLTQLQRKICEKGNFVVEGRDIGTVVLPHAQVKIFLTASFEERVKRRLKELKQKGIELSFEEVAKQIEERDQRDSSRDLAPLRPAEDAVIIDTTCKSIAQVLEEALEVVNRRKTDEAVRC; translated from the coding sequence TTGGGGAGTTTTCTGATCGCTATAGATGGTCCTGCAGGTTCTGGAAAGTCTACGATAGCAAGACTTTTAGCAGAAAAGCTTGGATTCAACCATCTAGACACTGGAGCTATGTATCGTGCCGTGTCGATCTATTTGCATTCGAAAGGTTTCAAGCCCGGAGATGACCTTCACGATGTACTCGAGAGTATAGAAATAGAATACATCGATGGCCAAATCTACCTCAACGGAAAGAAGGTCCAAGAAGAGGACATCAGATCCGCGAAGGCTGGTCAGCTCGCTTCGAGTTTCGCCACCTTACCGGAAGTCAGGAACAAATTGACCCAGCTTCAGAGGAAAATCTGCGAAAAGGGAAACTTCGTCGTTGAGGGTAGGGATATAGGTACCGTGGTTCTGCCGCACGCGCAAGTGAAGATATTCCTCACAGCTTCGTTCGAAGAGAGAGTCAAACGGAGGCTCAAAGAACTCAAACAAAAAGGAATCGAACTTTCCTTCGAAGAAGTGGCCAAGCAAATAGAAGAACGCGATCAGAGGGATTCTTCCAGAGATCTTGCCCCACTGAGACCCGCTGAGGATGCTGTGATCATCGACACGACTTGTAAGAGTATAGCGCAGGTGCTCGAGGAAGCTTTGGAGGTAGTGAACAGGAGGAAAACAGATGAAGCTGTGCGTTGCTGA
- a CDS encoding STAS domain-containing protein → MIEANVKFEEHSDKLLCRINGDFDAYHSAEIKKLIKEKMDGSKASKIVIDMSNVPYVDSAGLGAMVAVLKDTRNLGKELILMGLRQNVKRIFEMTRLDKVFKIVDVLEEA, encoded by the coding sequence ATGATCGAAGCGAACGTTAAGTTTGAAGAGCATTCCGACAAGCTGTTGTGCAGAATCAACGGTGATTTCGACGCGTACCACTCTGCAGAGATCAAAAAGCTGATAAAGGAGAAGATGGACGGTTCAAAGGCAAGTAAGATCGTGATAGACATGTCAAACGTTCCATACGTGGACAGTGCTGGTTTGGGTGCCATGGTGGCCGTGCTCAAGGACACGAGGAACCTTGGAAAAGAACTGATCTTGATGGGACTCAGACAGAACGTCAAGAGAATCTTTGAAATGACTCGTTTGGACAAAGTTTTCAAGATCGTTGACGTTTTGGAGGAAGCTTGA
- the aspS gene encoding aspartate--tRNA ligase, whose protein sequence is MLRTHTCGELRLSDVGKKVVLSGWVDRVRDLGGVKFIMLRDRYGQTQVVLSKDFDVELKREAVVRVEGTVKARPEDTVNRELPTGEIELIAERIEILSSPEKELPFYPGETTLPSEEVRLKYRYIDLRRKEMMDRIITRHKVAQAVRQYLSSQGFVEVETPFLTKSTPEGARDFLVPSRLKPGTFYALPQSPQLFKQLLMVGGLDRYFQIVRCFRDEDLRADRQPEFTQIDIEMSFVTREDVLQTVEGLVRHVFKQVLNVELPENFDRLSYDHCMNTYGSDKPDRRIGMQFFDVTEVFKRTDYNIVRNIIDTGGVVKGFVVKNFASKMSRKIAEEFEAIVKKNGPGGILWFALEDEIKGSALKHLKDIYGEVAKQTSMNQGDVCLMVAGKLSEVNVALGELRKTIGDGHLSHLKVGFDVFWVLDFPMFEYSEEEGRFVAQHHPFTMPNLEDLSKYKDEDLSKIRAQSYDLVINGYEIGSGSIRIHDRSLQREIFRLMQLTEEEIRIKFGFLLEAFQYGAPPHGGIALGLDRLVAIICNVPSIRDVIAFPKTASGVCPLTGAPDVVSERQLRELKIKITGGNGT, encoded by the coding sequence ATGCTGAGGACACACACGTGTGGAGAACTCAGACTCAGTGATGTGGGCAAAAAGGTGGTGCTCTCTGGGTGGGTGGACAGGGTTAGAGACCTGGGTGGGGTGAAGTTCATCATGCTCAGGGACAGATACGGTCAGACACAAGTTGTGCTTTCGAAAGATTTCGATGTGGAGCTGAAAAGAGAAGCCGTAGTGCGTGTGGAAGGCACAGTGAAGGCTCGACCTGAAGATACCGTGAACAGAGAACTTCCCACGGGAGAGATAGAGTTGATCGCCGAACGCATAGAGATTCTTTCCTCACCCGAAAAAGAACTTCCATTCTATCCCGGAGAAACGACCTTGCCCAGCGAAGAAGTGAGGCTCAAATACCGTTACATAGACTTGAGAAGGAAAGAAATGATGGACAGGATCATCACCAGACACAAAGTGGCTCAAGCGGTGAGACAGTATTTAAGTTCGCAAGGTTTCGTCGAAGTGGAAACACCTTTCTTGACCAAGAGTACCCCCGAAGGTGCGAGAGATTTTCTGGTACCCTCGAGACTCAAGCCAGGTACTTTCTACGCACTCCCCCAGTCTCCACAGCTGTTCAAGCAGTTGCTCATGGTGGGAGGATTAGATCGATACTTTCAGATCGTTCGATGTTTCAGGGACGAAGATCTCAGAGCAGACAGACAACCTGAATTCACCCAGATAGACATAGAGATGTCTTTTGTGACCAGAGAAGACGTGTTACAAACGGTTGAGGGTTTGGTCCGCCACGTCTTCAAACAGGTTTTGAACGTTGAATTACCTGAGAATTTCGATAGATTGAGCTACGATCATTGCATGAACACTTACGGTTCAGATAAACCAGACAGAAGGATCGGTATGCAGTTCTTCGATGTGACCGAAGTTTTCAAAAGAACCGATTACAACATCGTGAGAAACATCATCGACACTGGGGGTGTCGTCAAAGGCTTCGTGGTTAAGAATTTCGCCTCCAAGATGAGTAGAAAAATCGCCGAAGAGTTTGAAGCGATCGTCAAGAAGAATGGACCAGGTGGTATTCTGTGGTTCGCCTTGGAGGACGAAATTAAAGGTAGCGCCCTGAAGCATTTGAAAGACATCTATGGGGAAGTCGCAAAACAAACCTCAATGAACCAAGGCGATGTCTGTTTGATGGTCGCTGGAAAGTTGAGTGAAGTGAACGTGGCACTGGGCGAGCTGAGAAAGACCATCGGCGATGGTCATCTTTCTCATCTGAAAGTTGGTTTCGACGTGTTCTGGGTCTTGGACTTTCCGATGTTCGAATACAGTGAGGAAGAAGGCAGATTCGTCGCTCAACATCATCCTTTCACGATGCCGAACTTGGAAGATCTATCAAAATACAAAGATGAAGATCTCTCCAAGATAAGGGCACAATCTTACGATCTGGTCATCAACGGTTATGAGATCGGTTCTGGAAGCATAAGGATACACGATAGGAGTTTACAGAGAGAGATTTTCAGGCTCATGCAGTTGACGGAAGAAGAAATCAGAATCAAGTTCGGTTTTCTTTTGGAAGCCTTCCAGTACGGTGCGCCTCCTCACGGTGGCATCGCGCTCGGTTTGGACCGTTTGGTTGCTATAATCTGTAATGTCCCGTCGATTAGAGACGTGATAGCCTTCCCAAAGACTGCGAGCGGTGTGTGCCCATTGACGGGTGCACCAGACGTAGTGAGTGAGAGGCAACTCAGGGAGTTGAAAATAAAAATAACTGGAGGGAATGGTACATGA
- a CDS encoding DUF6512 family protein, whose product MKTFLKILIYTVLFSILHFGYELTGWPLLKPFCGTDESVFEHLKMGFWAYLFASTIEFFILKKRSDFWPSRLFATTLVPWFILIVWYLVPALFGRIESLTIELIWAFAVVIISGIFGRVIEKELDQLNASKNFRTIVSILLIVSILFFVRFSFSKPWIDVFVDPYIL is encoded by the coding sequence GTGAAAACTTTTCTGAAAATTCTGATCTACACAGTGTTGTTCTCGATCCTGCACTTCGGTTATGAACTTACTGGTTGGCCCCTTTTAAAACCTTTCTGTGGAACGGACGAATCTGTTTTTGAACATCTCAAGATGGGTTTTTGGGCTTATCTGTTTGCAAGTACGATAGAATTCTTCATCCTCAAAAAACGTAGTGATTTTTGGCCTTCTAGACTCTTCGCAACCACATTGGTACCCTGGTTTATACTGATAGTTTGGTACTTGGTTCCAGCACTCTTCGGAAGGATCGAAAGTTTAACGATCGAACTGATTTGGGCGTTCGCCGTGGTGATCATTTCTGGAATTTTTGGAAGAGTGATCGAAAAAGAGTTGGATCAGTTGAACGCCTCTAAGAATTTCAGAACGATTGTGTCGATTCTCTTGATCGTTTCGATTCTTTTCTTCGTGCGGTTTTCCTTCTCAAAACCTTGGATAGATGTGTTCGTCGATCCGTACATCTTGTAA
- a CDS encoding lysine 5,6-aminomutase subunit alpha, translated as MNRPTIVLDSKLVEYARSLAKKITDDVQRVIDEHSTVSTERATLRLLGVDGVVGEEKIPLVNVVVDKLKEWDMLAGGVFKPIVNAAIVLNRDVQQVCEAIAEGMDLNTLPRARREVFEEYSRQLVEKSLSRIKRKSEERDALLRELGDPPKPYKYLIVATGNIFEDVIQARAAVFQGADIIAVIRSTAQSLLDYVPHGATTEGYGGTYATQENFRIMREALDDAARKVGRYIRQVNYASGLCMPEIAVMAAFEGLDILLNDAMYGILFRDINMLRTFTDQYISRLICAYSNITINTGEDNYLTTADAIEKAHTVTASQLINEQFALKAGLKPHLMGLGHVFEVNPDVEDSLLYEIAHAMLARELFPDCPIKYMPPTKYMTGNIFKGYAMHTLFNLVSVLTGQSIQLLGILTEAIHTPYMQDRYLALINANYVFSAARHLGGEILFKNDGFIEKRANEVLRKAVKLLEYISDVGLFSAIEQGIFADIRRDRNGGKGLEGVFKKSDEYENPLRDALERELGVKT; from the coding sequence GTGAACAGACCCACCATCGTGCTCGATTCGAAACTTGTTGAGTACGCTAGATCTCTTGCGAAAAAAATCACCGATGATGTTCAAAGAGTCATAGACGAACACTCAACTGTCTCCACGGAGCGTGCCACGTTGAGGCTTTTAGGTGTGGACGGTGTGGTAGGCGAAGAAAAGATCCCTTTGGTGAACGTCGTTGTGGACAAGCTCAAGGAATGGGACATGTTGGCTGGTGGGGTGTTCAAACCCATCGTGAACGCTGCGATCGTTTTGAACAGAGATGTCCAACAGGTTTGTGAAGCCATTGCAGAAGGAATGGATTTGAACACTCTCCCAAGGGCTAGGAGGGAGGTTTTTGAAGAATACTCACGGCAACTGGTCGAAAAATCACTCTCTCGTATAAAGAGAAAGAGCGAAGAGAGGGACGCTTTGCTCAGAGAACTCGGCGATCCTCCAAAGCCTTACAAATACCTCATTGTGGCCACTGGAAACATCTTCGAAGATGTCATTCAAGCGCGCGCGGCTGTGTTTCAGGGTGCTGACATCATAGCGGTCATACGTTCAACCGCTCAGAGTTTGCTCGATTATGTGCCTCACGGCGCCACGACCGAAGGTTATGGTGGAACCTATGCGACACAAGAGAACTTCAGGATAATGAGGGAAGCACTCGACGATGCTGCGCGGAAGGTGGGACGCTACATAAGGCAAGTGAACTACGCATCTGGTCTATGTATGCCTGAAATAGCAGTTATGGCGGCTTTCGAAGGTCTCGACATACTTTTGAACGACGCGATGTACGGTATTCTTTTCAGAGACATCAACATGCTCAGAACTTTCACCGACCAGTACATCTCCAGATTGATCTGTGCGTACTCTAACATCACGATAAACACGGGTGAAGACAACTATCTTACGACTGCCGATGCCATAGAGAAGGCGCACACCGTCACGGCGTCACAGCTCATAAACGAACAGTTCGCACTCAAGGCTGGTTTGAAACCGCATTTGATGGGCTTAGGACACGTGTTCGAAGTCAATCCAGATGTAGAAGACTCCTTGCTCTACGAGATAGCTCACGCTATGCTCGCGAGAGAACTTTTTCCGGATTGTCCCATCAAATACATGCCACCAACCAAGTACATGACTGGTAACATATTCAAAGGTTATGCGATGCACACGCTGTTCAACCTCGTTTCTGTTTTGACTGGCCAATCGATCCAATTACTCGGCATCTTGACGGAAGCGATCCATACACCTTACATGCAGGATAGATACCTCGCGCTCATCAATGCCAACTACGTCTTCTCGGCTGCGAGACATCTCGGTGGTGAAATTCTGTTCAAAAACGATGGATTCATCGAAAAGAGAGCGAATGAAGTGTTGAGGAAAGCGGTGAAGCTTTTAGAGTACATAAGTGATGTGGGACTTTTCAGCGCGATAGAACAAGGTATCTTTGCCGATATAAGGAGAGATAGAAACGGAGGAAAGGGATTGGAAGGTGTCTTCAAAAAGAGCGACGAGTATGAGAATCCTCTTCGTGATGCGCTCGAAAGGGAGTTGGGGGTGAAAACATGA
- a CDS encoding cobalamin-dependent protein (Presence of a B(12) (cobalamin)-binding domain implies dependence on cobalamin itself, in one of its several forms, or in some unusual lineages, dependence on a cobalamin-like analog.) — MSQPKSVKPYGDQMDDGAVQLSFTLPLPHGPLAREVAKKFCEKLGFYEVTVAAMEDLGENFTFFVVYGKTDVSVDLSSVKVLAPKVQKLPREKIDELVLEKFKRPIVVVGATIGTDAHTIGLDSILNMKGFHGDYGLERYKAFKVYNLGAQVPPIELVKKVREVNADVVLVSQVVTQRNIHIQHLTELIELLYAENLREKLLIIVGGPRITHELALELGYDAGFGSGTTPSEVANFIVQELLKRRGL, encoded by the coding sequence ATGAGCCAACCGAAGTCAGTGAAACCTTACGGCGATCAGATGGACGATGGGGCCGTTCAGCTTTCTTTCACTTTACCCCTTCCTCACGGTCCTCTGGCGCGAGAGGTAGCGAAGAAATTCTGTGAAAAACTCGGTTTCTACGAAGTCACCGTGGCGGCTATGGAAGATCTGGGAGAGAATTTCACCTTTTTTGTGGTCTATGGAAAAACGGATGTTTCAGTCGATCTTTCATCTGTAAAAGTGCTCGCTCCCAAGGTTCAAAAATTGCCGCGTGAAAAGATCGACGAGCTGGTTTTGGAGAAATTCAAACGACCCATTGTTGTGGTCGGAGCGACCATAGGAACGGATGCCCACACGATAGGGCTCGATTCCATCTTGAACATGAAAGGGTTCCACGGAGATTACGGCCTTGAAAGGTACAAAGCGTTCAAGGTGTACAACCTCGGCGCTCAGGTACCGCCCATCGAGCTTGTCAAAAAAGTCAGAGAGGTGAACGCGGACGTCGTTCTAGTTTCACAGGTGGTGACGCAGAGAAACATCCATATTCAGCATCTAACTGAACTGATCGAATTACTTTACGCAGAGAATTTGAGAGAAAAGCTCCTCATCATCGTCGGTGGACCAAGAATAACGCACGAATTGGCACTCGAACTCGGTTACGATGCTGGTTTTGGTAGTGGTACCACACCGAGCGAGGTGGCCAACTTCATTGTGCAGGAACTTTTGAAGCGGCGAGGTCTCTGA
- a CDS encoding CBS domain-containing protein gives MRLIVGHRNPDFDCFASAIAAQKIYPDHTVLISGAPQQNLSQFLGIYEEKYSYITESDLTEEDVESLIVVDTASLDRLGQKVQKIVERAQKIVIYDHHPEIKEQTIRGEKRIESVGATVTILLEEIFRKRIDIDSIDATLFATAIYEDTGSLLYTSTTLRDLEAVKFLLQKGANLAEVAEYIKYDLSFEQRQLLEQFLSNIESHQIDGLTVHVALAETEKFIGGLGAIVSKLWDLENVETLICIVRTGKKTHTVMRTSSNEVDLGGVASELGGGGHRKAASFTVNESNTASVKKIVLETLKRYVNRGVLAKDIMSSPVRVVYSEMTIGEVNKIMERTGHNGLPVIEGNRLVGIVTKKAVDKAMNHGMQNHPVKAIMSSKLIVVDANTPLSKVRQLMVENDIGRIPVLENGILVGIITRTDVMRSSFADAVRKAPRKAVYEEPKEQFVNVRDLLISSLPKKICDLLRQLGRFGDELNLPVYIVGGFVRDLLMGNPNLDLDIVVERDGLLFAEHTARKFSATLVKHEKFLTASLFLKDGTRIDVATARTEYYEAPTELPQVEVSTIKKDLYRRDFTINAMAIKLNQKDFGLLLDFFGAKRDLENGVVRCLHTLSFVEDPTRILRAVRFETRFDFHIEERTSQLMLEAVRQGYLEKVSGQRLRQEFEKILEERKWLAALKRLSDFEVIKRMFPGVFYTVTMEQKLRSLAEFLPWAEGFFDKLDRFYAVMFVFLEYHGDTAVEQIKERYGLSNRFVEELKLLKKMIVPLSKVISNKLNFSDIYKMVKGILPEGFCYIAAYLDPESQEYLKQFLNTQKSTKLKYVDGRTIMQRFGLKPSKLVGELLEELYCAKLDGLVSDEQEMEFVERRLRDLAASKVPAQ, from the coding sequence TTGAGGCTCATAGTCGGACACAGAAATCCCGATTTCGATTGCTTCGCATCCGCAATAGCTGCGCAAAAAATTTATCCAGATCACACAGTTTTGATCAGCGGTGCTCCCCAGCAGAATCTGTCCCAGTTTTTGGGCATCTATGAAGAGAAATACAGTTACATAACAGAGAGCGATCTGACGGAAGAAGACGTTGAATCCTTGATAGTGGTGGATACAGCCTCTTTGGATAGGCTGGGTCAAAAGGTGCAGAAAATCGTTGAAAGAGCTCAAAAAATAGTCATTTACGATCATCACCCCGAGATCAAAGAACAAACGATACGCGGGGAAAAAAGGATAGAAAGTGTTGGAGCCACCGTTACGATACTGCTCGAAGAGATCTTTAGAAAACGCATCGATATAGATTCGATAGATGCCACACTGTTCGCAACGGCGATATACGAAGATACGGGAAGCTTGCTCTACACTAGTACGACCCTGAGGGATCTAGAAGCCGTGAAGTTTTTGCTACAGAAAGGAGCAAACTTGGCAGAAGTTGCCGAGTACATAAAGTACGATCTGAGCTTTGAACAGAGACAGCTTCTGGAACAGTTTTTATCGAACATCGAATCGCACCAGATAGACGGCTTGACAGTGCACGTTGCGCTCGCCGAGACAGAAAAATTCATTGGAGGACTCGGGGCGATCGTGAGCAAGCTTTGGGATCTGGAAAACGTTGAAACCTTGATATGCATCGTGCGGACTGGTAAGAAGACACACACCGTAATGCGCACGTCCTCCAACGAGGTGGACCTCGGAGGTGTGGCGAGCGAGCTGGGTGGAGGAGGACACAGGAAAGCAGCGAGTTTCACTGTGAATGAATCCAACACGGCCTCGGTCAAGAAAATCGTTCTGGAGACGTTGAAACGCTATGTGAACAGAGGCGTACTTGCAAAAGACATCATGTCTTCACCTGTCAGAGTCGTCTATTCAGAAATGACCATAGGCGAAGTCAACAAAATCATGGAGAGAACGGGTCACAATGGCTTGCCCGTTATAGAAGGTAACAGGCTTGTAGGTATCGTGACGAAGAAAGCCGTGGACAAAGCGATGAACCACGGTATGCAAAACCATCCAGTGAAGGCGATCATGTCCAGCAAACTGATCGTTGTGGACGCGAACACCCCACTCAGCAAGGTGAGACAACTCATGGTTGAAAACGACATAGGTCGAATACCCGTGCTCGAGAATGGAATATTGGTAGGTATCATAACCAGAACCGACGTCATGAGATCGAGTTTCGCAGATGCCGTGAGAAAAGCACCGAGGAAAGCTGTCTATGAGGAACCAAAAGAGCAGTTCGTCAACGTACGCGATCTTTTGATATCTAGTCTTCCAAAGAAAATCTGTGATCTTTTGAGGCAGCTGGGGCGTTTTGGAGACGAGTTGAATTTACCTGTTTACATCGTTGGAGGTTTCGTGAGAGACCTGTTGATGGGAAATCCGAATTTAGATCTGGACATCGTGGTTGAGCGTGATGGATTGCTCTTCGCTGAGCATACGGCAAGGAAATTCAGTGCCACACTGGTAAAGCACGAAAAATTTCTCACAGCCTCACTGTTTTTGAAAGACGGCACAAGGATAGACGTTGCCACGGCACGCACCGAATATTACGAGGCACCCACGGAATTGCCGCAAGTTGAAGTCAGTACCATAAAGAAAGATCTCTACAGGAGAGATTTCACCATAAACGCGATGGCGATAAAGCTCAACCAGAAAGATTTTGGACTTCTGCTGGACTTCTTCGGAGCCAAGAGGGACTTGGAGAACGGTGTGGTGAGATGTCTTCACACTCTGAGCTTCGTGGAAGATCCCACAAGGATTCTGAGGGCCGTCAGGTTCGAAACTCGATTCGATTTTCACATAGAAGAAAGAACTTCACAGCTCATGCTAGAAGCGGTCAGGCAGGGCTATCTTGAAAAAGTCAGTGGACAGAGACTCAGGCAGGAATTCGAAAAGATTCTGGAAGAGCGAAAATGGCTAGCTGCGTTGAAAAGACTTTCTGATTTTGAAGTGATCAAACGTATGTTCCCTGGTGTTTTCTACACAGTGACGATGGAACAAAAACTCAGATCCTTGGCAGAGTTTTTACCGTGGGCTGAGGGGTTCTTCGACAAGCTGGACAGATTCTACGCGGTGATGTTCGTCTTTCTGGAATACCATGGAGACACTGCGGTTGAACAGATAAAAGAAAGATACGGCCTGTCGAACAGGTTCGTTGAGGAATTGAAGCTTTTGAAAAAGATGATAGTTCCTCTCTCGAAAGTCATTTCCAACAAATTGAATTTTTCTGATATATACAAGATGGTCAAAGGTATCTTACCTGAGGGATTCTGTTACATCGCTGCCTATTTGGATCCCGAATCGCAGGAATATTTGAAGCAGTTTTTGAACACTCAGAAATCCACAAAACTGAAATATGTGGATGGAAGAACCATCATGCAGAGATTTGGATTGAAACCATCCAAACTCGTGGGAGAGCTGTTAGAAGAACTCTACTGTGCGAAGCTCGATGGGTTGGTGAGTGACGAGCAAGAAATGGAGTTTGTAGAAAGAAGGCTCAGAGACCTCGCCGCTTCAAAAGTTCCTGCACAATGA
- a CDS encoding S-adenosyl-l-methionine hydroxide adenosyltransferase family protein, with protein MIGFLTDWSIRSHYVGVAKAVMKRINPSVEIVDITHEIEPFNVRMASHILLRASKDFPTGSIFVAVVDYGVGTSRKAICLRTKNEQYYVGPDNGIFTHVALEYGVKQVRELNNKKYHYASSYTFHGRDIFAPVAAHLSKGVPFEELGDVLPNFIVLPVKQVEIVNETIVGEIAYFDSFGNIQTNIPVEMVQRLGWEMDDVLLLNDKIEIPYVRTFGDVVKGSLLVHPDSSGYLEIAVNQGSAAEKLNLKQGQQITLRRKRP; from the coding sequence ATGATAGGTTTTTTGACAGATTGGTCCATTCGAAGTCATTACGTTGGGGTCGCCAAAGCCGTGATGAAGCGCATAAATCCCTCTGTGGAAATCGTAGACATAACACACGAGATAGAACCGTTCAACGTGAGGATGGCTTCTCACATCTTGTTGAGGGCTTCGAAAGATTTTCCCACAGGTTCTATCTTCGTTGCTGTGGTTGATTACGGTGTTGGGACGAGCAGAAAAGCTATCTGTTTGCGAACCAAGAACGAACAGTACTACGTGGGGCCCGACAACGGTATATTCACGCATGTGGCTCTCGAGTACGGTGTGAAACAGGTGAGGGAGCTGAACAATAAAAAATATCATTACGCCTCTTCGTACACGTTCCACGGGAGAGACATCTTTGCACCGGTGGCTGCTCATCTTTCGAAAGGTGTTCCTTTCGAAGAACTGGGCGATGTTCTGCCGAATTTCATAGTTTTACCCGTTAAGCAAGTTGAAATTGTGAACGAAACGATCGTTGGAGAGATCGCATACTTCGATAGCTTTGGAAACATTCAAACGAACATCCCAGTGGAGATGGTTCAACGCCTCGGTTGGGAGATGGACGATGTTTTACTGCTCAACGATAAAATCGAAATTCCATACGTTAGGACCTTCGGTGACGTTGTGAAGGGATCTTTGCTCGTTCATCCGGACAGTTCTGGCTATCTCGAGATCGCGGTGAACCAAGGTTCGGCCGCGGAGAAACTCAATCTGAAACAAGGTCAGCAGATAACTCTCAGGAGGAAAAGACCTTGA